From a region of the Zingiber officinale cultivar Zhangliang chromosome 10B, Zo_v1.1, whole genome shotgun sequence genome:
- the LOC122029555 gene encoding uncharacterized protein LOC122029555 isoform X2: METTEVDGGRNVSLAPELSPSLAAAEDHFRVKRRALEAVLENCKRALELLEKPYIDLDPAGDEAAEAQPMGEVEGSLPRSESGGDFEADELCALLKSRVESPDFLEKLEHIQTSVYQNIHGDDNASWDMITAKDLWDDKHFDGKDAIDQDDYVLVKQEDIVDGVAFFMATYLLSLKQTKELTPNQLQAALCKTFSVKKKKSRLRKAWDGSKVVYNVASWSATAIGDFGTQEVE; this comes from the exons ATGGAGACGACCGAGGTGGATGGTGGACGCAATGTCTCCCTCGCACCAGAGCTCAGCCCCAGCTTGGCCGCCGCAGAGGACCATTTCCGCGTGAAGCGGCGCGCCCTCGAGGCGGTCCTGGAGAATTGTAAGAGGGCCCTCGAATTGCTGGAAAAACCCTACATCGACCTAGACCCTGCAGGCGACGAGGCTGCAGAGGCACAGCCTATGGGAGAAGTTGAGGGATCCCTGCCGCGGTCTGAATCTGGAGGCGACTTCGAGGCCGATGAG CTATGTGCACTTCTGAAATCAAGAGTTGAATCACCAGACTTCCTTGAAAAGCTTGAACACATCCAGACATCTGTTTACCAAAATATTCATG GTGATGATAATGCATCATGGGATATGATCACCGCCAAAGATTTGTGGGATGATAAGCATTTTGATGGGAAGGATGCCATTGACCAAGATGATTATGTACTTGTTAAGCAAGAGGACATAGTGGATGGTGTGGCATTCTTCATGGCTACTTATCTGCTATCACTAAAGCAAACTAAA GAATTAACTCCAAATCAACTTCAAGCAG CCCTATGCAAAACGTTTTCTGTTAAGAAGAAGAAAAGCAGACTCAGGAAGGCATGGGATGGAAGCAAGGTTGTTTACAATGTTGCTTCATGGAGTGCTACTGCCATTGG GGACtttggaacacaagaagtcgagtaa